CACGATCGAATTGGCGATCACCGACGACCTCACCGGCCTTCACAACCGCCGCTACCTCGACAGCCATCTGAAGCTGTTGATTGACCGCGCGCGTGCGCGTGGCCGGCCGCTTTCGATCTGCATCACCGATATCGACCGCTTCAAGCTGGTCAACGACACCCATGGGCATGATGCCGGTGACGAAGTTCTGCGCGAATTCGCCAGGCGCGTCCGCGCGACGGTGCGCGGCGCCGATCTCGCCTGCCGTTTCGGCGGCGAGGAATTCGTCATCGTCATGCCCGACACGACGCCGGAGATGGCGGCGATTGTCGCCGAACGGTTGCGCTTGATGGTCGAGGGACGCGCATTCGGGATTTCGCAGGGAGATACGGTCCTCAACGTCACGGCGTCACTTGGGATTGCCACCCTGCGGCCTGGGGACGATACGCCCGAAGCCCTGCTGAAGCGCGCCGACACGGCACTCTACGAAGCCAAGAACAACGGGCGCAACCGGGTGGTCGCGGCGGCCGCGTAAGCCCAATTTGGCAAGCAACGCTTGCGGGCGGTCTCTGGCCTCGCCGTTCGACGTAGCGCAGACTGGAACATTCACCCAAACGCACCTTGCCAACCTACTTATAAGTTGTATCTTCTGCGGCATCGCTGATGCTGGGGCAAGCATTTCCAAAAAGCGGCGTGTTCGGATTTGTCCGAATACGAGACAGAATTAACCAAACACCGAGCAACATGTTTCGGTGCTTAAGAATTCGTTGATTTTTTTTTATTTTCAAGCAATGCTGATATTAAGGAAGTGTGACTTCCACGATCGATCGGTTACCCCATGATGCTCAGGTCCGCCGCATCTCCTGGGTCGTGGGGTCGGTCGGCTGGATTCCGACGTCCGCGGATTCCTCGTGCCGCAGTCGGAGCCCAGCCGACCCCCTTTCGGAACGCCGCTCCGAAGGAGGCGGCGTTTTTCGTTTCCGATCTACAATCTGCCAATCTTGTCAGACGTAACCTGCGCGAAGATCGCCGGCAGCGACGGCATGGCAAAGAAAAAGCGCCGAACCTTGCGGCCGGCGCTCGTCGGGTCGAACCGGAAACGTGATCTTACTTGATCTTGGTTTCCTTGAATTCGACGTGCTTCTTGACGACCGGATCGTACTTCGTCTTCGTCATCTTTTCCGTCATCGTGCGGCTGTTCTTGGTCGTGACGTAGAAATAGCC
This DNA window, taken from Sinorhizobium fredii NGR234, encodes the following:
- the rpmG gene encoding 50S ribosomal protein L33; its protein translation is MAKATTIKIKLLSTADTGYFYVTTKNSRTMTEKMTKTKYDPVVKKHVEFKETKIK